A stretch of the Symmachiella macrocystis genome encodes the following:
- a CDS encoding prenyltransferase/squalene oxidase repeat-containing protein gives MKSSRFIAFAGPVVVVLMSASTTLAQTDYQYQYDDILVPAASADEPVAAAFSTDKAATYLQQSAAAWIGTRKCIACHTTGVHLVTRPALSASLGKPEDNLRQFALEQIIDLKMMKRETLLKGVNPVKVVYAAGGLAEWDAHITGQLSPETIDAFSFLFEIQLENGTWANTDCWPPYESDTYHVATAAAMALATAPGYLQNPPDEQAKAGISKLKQFLRSETPPHDYGKTLLLWASTRMPDLIDETQKQELIEMLLSHQREDGGWSIRSFAAPESWGKGNRAEKLRSEPEFANPPSDGHQTGLAIIVLREAGLPADDPRIQKGITWLLANQRESGRWWTRSLNTDKWHFITFSGTAYPLLALQMCDALPKVAAK, from the coding sequence ATGAAATCGAGCCGCTTTATTGCCTTTGCCGGACCGGTGGTTGTTGTGCTGATGTCAGCATCGACGACCCTTGCTCAGACCGATTATCAGTATCAATACGATGATATTCTGGTTCCCGCGGCATCGGCGGACGAACCGGTCGCGGCGGCGTTTTCGACGGACAAGGCGGCGACGTATTTGCAACAAAGCGCAGCGGCTTGGATTGGAACACGCAAGTGCATCGCCTGCCATACCACCGGAGTGCACTTGGTCACACGTCCGGCGCTTTCCGCATCGTTGGGAAAACCGGAAGACAACTTGCGGCAGTTCGCGCTGGAGCAAATCATCGACTTAAAGATGATGAAGCGTGAGACATTGCTCAAAGGTGTGAACCCTGTCAAGGTGGTCTACGCTGCCGGGGGCTTGGCGGAATGGGATGCACACATCACCGGGCAATTGTCGCCCGAGACGATTGACGCCTTTTCGTTTCTGTTTGAAATTCAATTGGAAAACGGCACTTGGGCAAACACCGATTGTTGGCCGCCGTATGAATCGGACACCTATCACGTTGCCACAGCCGCCGCGATGGCCCTGGCGACCGCACCAGGGTATTTGCAAAATCCCCCGGACGAACAAGCCAAAGCCGGAATCAGCAAGCTCAAGCAGTTTCTGCGCAGCGAAACACCGCCGCATGATTACGGCAAGACGTTACTGTTGTGGGCCTCCACACGGATGCCGGATCTGATCGATGAGACGCAAAAGCAAGAACTCATCGAAATGTTACTGTCACATCAACGCGAGGATGGCGGCTGGTCAATTCGCTCGTTTGCCGCTCCGGAGAGTTGGGGCAAAGGAAACCGCGCGGAGAAACTGCGTAGCGAACCGGAATTCGCCAATCCTCCCAGCGACGGTCATCAAACCGGTCTGGCAATCATCGTGCTCAGAGAAGCAGGCCTCCCCGCGGATGATCCCCGGATTCAAAAGGGCATCACTTGGCTGTTAGCCAACCAGCGCGAATCCGGCCGCTGGTGGACCCGTTCGCTGAACACCGACAAATGGCATTTCATCACGTTCAGCGGAACGGCTTATCCGTTGTTGGCGCTGCAAATGTGCGACGCGCTGCCGAAGGTGGCGGCGAAGTAG
- the fusA gene encoding elongation factor G, whose amino-acid sequence MKNLEKLRNIGISAHIDSGKTTLTERMLFYCGRIHRMNEVKGGGDGATMDHMELEKERGITITSAATRVEWNGNPINVIDTPGHVDFTVEVERSLRVLDGAVLVLCAVGGVQSQSLTVDRQMKRYHTPRIAFINKMDRTGADPFSVIQQIEEKLGCTPLPLQIPIGKEQDLEGIVDLVNMRAIYFDGTDGEIVRYEEIPEKVADLANEYREHMLETLSLFSDELMETLLEEGDVDVATIKTLIREVTLRQDLTPVMMGTAFKNKGVQPLLDAVYDYLPSPLDREITAMDVSNVKEGEEGESVVLESDSEKPLVAMAFKTVVETFGQLTYMRIYQGSLAKGQSYRNTRTGNNVRFGRIVRMHADDREDVDLAEAGDIVAVIGVDCASGDTFCGDGVDYALENIFVPEPVIRLSVEPLKRDGADKLAKALQRFRREDPTFRVETDQESAQTIIAGMGQLHLEVYLERIRREYKVECLVGEPRVAYRESPTRPVEFNHKHKKQTGGSGQFAHIVGKLTPLPEDAPEPYEFVDEVTGGRIPKEYIPAVNQGFQRALVKGPLCECEVVGVQMVLQDGSYHDVDSSDMAFNIAAFNCMRDALKNSKMALLEPIMKLDVEIPTEYQGPVVGHLSGLRGIMTSSEDRSGSCFILAEVPLASMFDYANELRSMTQGKGSFSMEFSHYKQSPKSVQEEVVERRRAEKEEKMAMAR is encoded by the coding sequence ATGAAAAACTTAGAAAAACTTCGCAACATCGGCATTTCGGCCCATATCGACTCCGGTAAGACGACGCTCACCGAGCGGATGTTGTTTTATTGCGGACGTATCCACCGCATGAATGAAGTCAAAGGTGGCGGTGACGGCGCGACCATGGACCACATGGAACTGGAAAAAGAACGGGGGATCACGATCACCTCCGCCGCGACACGCGTGGAGTGGAACGGGAATCCGATCAACGTCATCGATACGCCGGGACACGTTGACTTCACGGTCGAAGTCGAACGTTCGTTACGCGTGCTTGATGGGGCCGTGCTCGTGCTCTGCGCTGTGGGCGGCGTTCAAAGCCAATCGCTCACCGTGGATCGCCAAATGAAGCGGTATCACACGCCACGGATTGCGTTCATTAACAAAATGGACCGCACCGGTGCCGATCCGTTCAGCGTAATTCAGCAAATTGAAGAGAAACTGGGATGCACCCCGCTTCCTTTGCAAATTCCGATCGGCAAAGAGCAGGACCTCGAAGGCATTGTTGATCTCGTCAATATGCGGGCGATTTATTTTGACGGTACGGACGGCGAGATTGTTCGCTACGAAGAGATCCCGGAGAAGGTCGCCGACTTGGCAAACGAATATCGCGAACACATGCTGGAGACTTTGTCGCTGTTCAGCGACGAGTTGATGGAAACGTTGCTCGAAGAGGGCGACGTGGATGTCGCCACCATTAAAACGTTGATTCGAGAAGTGACCCTCCGTCAAGATCTGACGCCGGTCATGATGGGGACTGCGTTTAAGAACAAAGGTGTTCAGCCGTTGCTCGATGCTGTTTATGACTATCTGCCCAGCCCGTTGGATCGCGAAATCACGGCGATGGATGTCTCCAACGTCAAGGAAGGCGAAGAGGGTGAGTCAGTCGTTTTGGAATCAGATTCCGAAAAACCGCTCGTGGCGATGGCCTTCAAAACAGTCGTCGAAACTTTCGGTCAATTGACCTACATGCGAATCTACCAAGGTTCGTTGGCCAAAGGGCAATCCTACCGCAACACACGGACCGGAAACAACGTGCGATTCGGCCGGATTGTGCGGATGCATGCGGATGATCGCGAAGACGTCGACTTGGCCGAAGCCGGCGACATTGTCGCGGTGATCGGTGTTGATTGCGCGTCGGGCGATACATTCTGCGGCGACGGTGTGGATTATGCTTTGGAAAACATTTTCGTGCCCGAACCGGTCATTCGACTTTCGGTCGAACCGCTCAAGCGGGACGGTGCGGACAAACTGGCAAAGGCCTTGCAGCGGTTCCGCCGCGAAGATCCCACGTTCCGCGTGGAAACGGACCAAGAATCGGCCCAGACGATCATCGCGGGTATGGGACAGTTACACTTAGAGGTTTACCTCGAACGTATTCGCCGCGAATACAAAGTGGAATGCCTTGTGGGTGAACCGCGCGTTGCCTATCGGGAAAGTCCGACAAGACCGGTTGAGTTCAATCACAAGCATAAGAAGCAAACGGGTGGTTCCGGTCAATTTGCACATATTGTGGGCAAACTGACTCCCTTGCCGGAGGATGCTCCGGAGCCGTACGAATTTGTCGACGAAGTGACCGGTGGCCGTATTCCCAAAGAATACATCCCGGCCGTCAACCAAGGTTTTCAACGTGCATTGGTCAAAGGACCGCTGTGCGAATGCGAAGTGGTGGGCGTGCAGATGGTGCTGCAAGATGGTAGCTACCACGACGTCGACTCGTCGGACATGGCGTTTAACATTGCGGCGTTCAACTGCATGCGAGATGCTCTTAAGAATTCCAAAATGGCATTGTTAGAGCCGATCATGAAGTTAGACGTTGAAATCCCCACGGAGTACCAAGGACCCGTTGTCGGACATCTGTCCGGCCTGCGGGGAATTATGACCTCCAGCGAAGACCGTTCGGGAAGCTGCTTCATTTTGGCCGAAGTTCCGTTGGCCAGCATGTTCGATTATGCCAACGAACTACGGAGCATGACGCAAGGCAAAGGCTCGTTTAGCATGGAGTTTTCACACTACAAGCAATCACCTAAGTCGGTGCAGGAAGAAGTCGTTGAACGTCGTCGTGCGGAGAAGGAAGAAAAAATGGCGATGGCCCGCTAA
- a CDS encoding Uma2 family endonuclease — translation MTSAADNSADNRSQPGTFPPLASGDRLTRPEFERRYAAARNVRAELVEGVVYVQAAIRHQQHGQPHALLSGWLSSYFMATHGTDVGDASTLRLDADNEPQPDILLRIDSACGGASSIDAEGYLTGPPELVVEIAASTASYDLHDKLNAYRRNGVQEYLVWRVLDDAFDWFVLRKGRYERLPVTETGVIHSELFPGLWLDTTALLRGDLAAAIATLKPGLDSPEHAAFCQRLEELRTKENSKDDR, via the coding sequence ATGACTTCAGCTGCCGACAATTCTGCTGACAACCGGTCCCAACCCGGTACGTTTCCACCGCTTGCTTCGGGCGACCGCCTGACGCGCCCCGAATTTGAACGTCGCTACGCAGCTGCGCGCAACGTGCGAGCGGAGTTAGTAGAAGGGGTGGTCTACGTGCAAGCTGCGATTCGTCATCAACAACATGGGCAACCACATGCGCTCTTATCGGGGTGGTTGTCCTCTTATTTTATGGCCACGCATGGAACAGATGTCGGCGATGCCAGCACTTTGAGACTCGATGCGGACAACGAGCCGCAGCCTGATATCTTATTGCGGATTGATTCCGCATGTGGCGGCGCGTCGTCGATCGACGCGGAAGGTTACCTCACCGGGCCGCCGGAGTTGGTGGTGGAAATTGCGGCGAGCACGGCGAGTTATGACTTGCACGACAAACTCAACGCCTACCGCCGCAACGGGGTGCAGGAGTATCTGGTCTGGCGGGTTCTGGACGACGCGTTTGACTGGTTCGTACTTCGCAAAGGACGCTACGAACGTTTACCCGTGACCGAAACGGGTGTGATCCACAGCGAACTTTTTCCCGGCCTGTGGTTGGACACCACTGCCCTGCTGCGTGGCGATTTGGCAGCGGCAATCGCGACGCTCAAACCGGGGCTGGACTCGCCTGAGCATGCGGCATTTTGCCAACGGCTCGAGGAGTTGCGGACCAAAGAAAACAGCAAGGACGACCGATAA
- a CDS encoding arylsulfatase, producing the protein MRAFLVLVGLYGLVGFVDAAAVTAADRPNVILIMTDDQGYGDLGATGNPLIRTPNIDAMARRSAQMERFYVSPVCAPTRACLMTGRYNYRTRAIDTYIGRAMMETEEVTIAEMLGAAGYATGIFGKWHLGDNYPLRAMDQGFQESFVIRGGGIGQPSDPPGGEGKYTDPILFHNGQEAPQTGYCTDVYFDAAMNWIETQHDSHTPFFAYIPTNAPHGPFDDVPEAEYAQYKKVDLGNDQFPQERGHRLPKKANQDKRARIYAMISNVDVNVGRLFEKLDALNITDNTLVIFMVDNGPNGMRYVAGMRGMKSRVHEGGVRSPFYVHWPARLKAGQSSDRIAAHIDVLPTLLDACEVPVPEGVQLDGRSVLPLLEGKAEDWPDRMIYIQAHRGNVPVRFHNFVAINQDWTLLNDSGFGREKLPRPPQFELYDMTADPLQMHNVVAEQADVAKQMRQAYETWFDDVSSTRADNYAPPRIHLGTPHENPVVLTRQDWRRTSRDSGWQPDSRGYWELFVATAGRYDVTVTYKPREFKETLSLNVGDKTLTAKLAADSKEHTFRDVELPAGDARLMVELTHNGKREAVRGPWQVLVSKQAESPK; encoded by the coding sequence ATGAGAGCGTTCCTAGTCTTGGTCGGGTTGTACGGTCTGGTCGGATTCGTGGATGCGGCTGCTGTTACGGCAGCGGATCGGCCGAATGTGATTTTGATCATGACCGACGATCAGGGGTACGGCGATTTGGGAGCAACGGGCAATCCGTTGATTCGCACGCCGAATATCGATGCGATGGCCAGACGCAGCGCGCAGATGGAGCGGTTTTATGTCTCTCCGGTCTGCGCCCCAACGCGAGCCTGCTTGATGACGGGCCGCTACAACTACCGCACGCGGGCGATCGATACCTACATTGGGCGGGCGATGATGGAGACCGAGGAGGTAACGATCGCCGAAATGCTCGGCGCCGCTGGATACGCGACAGGCATCTTCGGCAAATGGCATTTGGGAGACAACTATCCGCTGCGCGCGATGGACCAGGGATTTCAGGAATCATTCGTGATCCGTGGCGGCGGGATTGGGCAACCCTCTGATCCCCCGGGCGGCGAAGGCAAATACACCGATCCGATTCTGTTTCACAACGGCCAAGAGGCGCCGCAAACAGGGTATTGCACCGACGTCTATTTCGACGCAGCAATGAATTGGATCGAGACGCAACATGATTCCCACACGCCGTTTTTCGCTTACATCCCAACCAACGCACCGCACGGACCGTTTGATGACGTCCCGGAAGCGGAATACGCGCAGTACAAGAAGGTCGATCTAGGGAACGACCAATTTCCACAGGAGAGGGGACACCGCTTGCCGAAAAAAGCGAACCAAGACAAACGAGCGCGGATTTATGCGATGATCAGCAATGTCGATGTGAACGTAGGCCGCTTGTTCGAAAAACTCGACGCGCTCAACATCACCGACAATACGCTGGTGATCTTCATGGTCGACAACGGCCCCAACGGCATGCGTTATGTCGCTGGGATGCGGGGCATGAAATCACGTGTTCATGAAGGGGGCGTCCGCTCGCCGTTTTATGTGCATTGGCCGGCGCGGTTGAAAGCGGGGCAAAGCTCCGACCGCATTGCGGCACATATTGATGTACTACCGACGTTGCTGGATGCCTGTGAGGTGCCGGTGCCCGAGGGAGTCCAACTGGATGGGCGGAGTGTTTTGCCATTGTTGGAAGGCAAAGCGGAAGATTGGCCCGATCGCATGATTTACATTCAGGCGCACCGCGGCAATGTGCCAGTCCGCTTTCATAATTTTGTCGCCATCAATCAAGATTGGACGCTGCTGAACGACTCCGGTTTTGGCCGCGAGAAATTGCCGCGACCACCGCAGTTTGAGTTGTATGACATGACGGCCGATCCGCTGCAAATGCACAATGTTGTTGCCGAGCAGGCTGATGTCGCCAAGCAAATGCGGCAGGCGTATGAAACTTGGTTCGACGACGTCAGCAGCACACGGGCGGACAATTATGCACCGCCGCGAATTCATCTCGGCACGCCGCACGAAAACCCAGTGGTGCTGACCCGCCAAGATTGGCGGCGCACCAGTCGTGACAGCGGTTGGCAACCCGATTCGCGTGGCTACTGGGAATTGTTCGTGGCCACAGCAGGACGGTACGACGTAACTGTGACCTATAAGCCGCGCGAATTTAAGGAGACGTTGTCGTTGAATGTGGGGGACAAAACCTTAACGGCTAAGCTGGCGGCGGATTCCAAGGAGCACACGTTTCGCGACGTGGAGTTGCCTGCCGGGGATGCGCGGTTGATGGTCGAACTGACGCACAATGGAAAACGTGAAGCGGTCCGCGGTCCGTGGCAGGTCTTGGTCAGCAAACAGGCGGAATCGCCAAAGTAG
- the ppdK gene encoding pyruvate, phosphate dikinase: protein MTTATATKYVFSFGDGKADGGATMKNELGGKGANLAEMTSIGLPVPAGFTISTGVCTYYYDNGETYPEQLRDDVAAALEKIEKAMGAKFGCTENPLLLSCRSGARESMPGMMDTVLNIGLNDTTVAALAKKSGNEQFAWDSYRRFVQMYGDVVLEMKTLDKKEIDPFEHLLEVKKEAEGVEFDSGLSAAGLKELVREFKAAIKERTGNDFPDEPLDQLWGAIGAVFSSWMNDRAMVYRRQYGIPHEWGTAVNVQAMVFGNLSDDSASGVGLTRDCSLGEPGFRGDYLINAQGEDVVAGIRSTKRVEESLHDDMPAAFDRLNEIGKILEKHYKDVQDIEFTVQHGQVWMLQTRNAKRTGFAAVRIAVDLVNEGLIDPKEALNPRRIPADDLNQLLQPIFDPDAKAAADAEGRLLTKGINAGPGATYGKICFHAEDAEAQYNADNDVQLILVRRETSPEDLRGMQAAKGILTAFGGASSHAALVSRQMGKVCIVGATELDIDYQAGTMSVGGKSFNEGDYISIDGFTGEVFEGSVTTKPSEVLDVVIHKAGDPEKSETYKRYAQLMEWVDEHRTLNVRTNADSPEQAAEAIAFGAEGIGLCRTEHMFFHHVDEIREMILAETKEVRQKAIDKLLPYQRSDFEGLFRAMEGRPVTVRLLDPPLHEFLSERHLEEDPALAGQLAKMTGKSQEEIHRRVEGLHESNPMLGHRGCRLGIVYPEITAMQARAIMEAACAVKKEGIDVHPEIMIPLVGFLAEFKDQEKIVRAQAEAVMAETGQKVEYMVGTMIEVPRAAVCADQIATGAEFFSFGTNDLTQTALGISRDDYGGFIGYYREHDIVPNDPFQTIDFDGVGGLMKIGVEGGRSSRKDLKIGICGEHGGDPASVKFCHSIGLNYVSCSPFRVPIARLAAAQAAVSQG from the coding sequence ATGACGACTGCAACAGCAACGAAATACGTGTTTTCGTTTGGTGACGGAAAAGCCGATGGCGGCGCCACCATGAAAAATGAGTTGGGTGGCAAAGGCGCCAACTTGGCCGAAATGACCAGCATCGGTCTGCCGGTTCCGGCTGGATTCACAATCTCGACCGGTGTCTGTACTTACTACTACGACAACGGCGAAACCTATCCCGAACAACTGCGCGATGATGTGGCTGCTGCTCTGGAGAAAATTGAAAAAGCCATGGGGGCCAAATTCGGCTGCACCGAAAACCCCTTGCTGCTTTCCTGCCGTAGCGGTGCCCGCGAATCGATGCCGGGCATGATGGACACGGTGCTCAATATCGGACTGAACGACACGACGGTCGCCGCCTTGGCCAAAAAGTCGGGCAACGAACAATTCGCCTGGGACAGCTATCGCCGCTTTGTGCAGATGTACGGCGACGTCGTCTTGGAAATGAAGACGCTGGACAAAAAGGAAATCGACCCGTTCGAACACCTGCTGGAAGTCAAAAAAGAGGCCGAAGGGGTCGAATTTGATTCCGGTTTGAGCGCCGCAGGCCTGAAGGAATTGGTTAGGGAATTCAAGGCGGCTATCAAAGAACGGACCGGCAACGACTTTCCGGATGAACCACTCGATCAACTGTGGGGCGCCATCGGGGCTGTCTTCTCCAGTTGGATGAATGACCGGGCCATGGTCTATCGCCGCCAATACGGCATTCCGCACGAATGGGGCACAGCCGTCAACGTGCAGGCAATGGTGTTCGGGAACCTCAGCGACGACAGCGCCTCGGGTGTCGGCCTGACCCGCGACTGCTCGCTGGGAGAACCTGGATTTCGCGGCGACTATCTGATCAACGCCCAAGGCGAAGACGTGGTGGCTGGAATTCGGTCGACCAAACGCGTCGAAGAAAGCCTGCACGACGACATGCCGGCCGCCTTTGATCGGTTGAACGAAATCGGCAAGATCCTCGAAAAACACTACAAAGACGTGCAGGACATCGAGTTCACCGTCCAGCATGGTCAAGTTTGGATGTTGCAAACACGTAACGCCAAGCGGACCGGTTTTGCCGCTGTGCGGATCGCTGTCGATCTGGTGAACGAAGGCCTGATCGATCCGAAGGAAGCACTGAATCCACGGCGGATTCCGGCCGACGACCTCAACCAACTATTGCAGCCAATTTTCGACCCCGATGCCAAGGCAGCAGCAGACGCCGAAGGTCGCCTGCTGACCAAAGGCATCAACGCCGGTCCCGGTGCGACGTACGGTAAGATCTGCTTCCACGCCGAAGATGCGGAAGCCCAATACAATGCCGATAACGATGTGCAATTGATTCTTGTCCGCCGCGAAACCAGCCCGGAAGATTTGCGAGGCATGCAAGCGGCCAAAGGCATTCTGACCGCCTTCGGGGGAGCCAGTTCCCACGCCGCACTCGTTAGCCGGCAAATGGGTAAAGTCTGCATCGTGGGTGCGACCGAATTGGACATCGACTACCAAGCCGGAACCATGTCGGTGGGAGGCAAGTCCTTCAATGAAGGGGACTACATCAGCATCGACGGATTCACCGGCGAAGTCTTCGAAGGGAGTGTCACGACCAAACCAAGTGAAGTCTTGGATGTGGTCATCCACAAAGCGGGTGATCCGGAGAAATCAGAGACCTACAAGCGCTACGCTCAGTTGATGGAGTGGGTCGACGAGCACCGCACGTTGAATGTTCGCACCAACGCGGACAGCCCTGAACAAGCCGCCGAAGCGATTGCCTTCGGAGCCGAAGGGATTGGACTGTGCCGGACCGAGCACATGTTCTTCCATCATGTCGACGAAATCCGGGAGATGATTCTCGCTGAGACCAAGGAAGTCCGTCAAAAGGCGATCGACAAGTTGTTGCCGTACCAACGCAGCGACTTCGAGGGTCTATTCCGCGCCATGGAAGGACGACCGGTGACGGTTCGCTTGCTCGATCCGCCGCTGCACGAGTTCCTCTCGGAGCGGCATTTGGAAGAAGACCCGGCCTTGGCTGGACAGTTGGCCAAAATGACCGGCAAATCCCAAGAAGAGATTCATCGCCGCGTCGAAGGGCTGCATGAGTCGAACCCGATGCTGGGTCACCGGGGATGCCGCTTGGGCATCGTTTATCCGGAAATCACAGCGATGCAAGCACGTGCCATCATGGAAGCCGCATGTGCGGTGAAAAAAGAAGGCATCGACGTCCATCCGGAAATCATGATCCCTCTCGTCGGATTCTTGGCTGAATTCAAGGACCAAGAGAAGATCGTACGGGCTCAAGCCGAAGCCGTGATGGCTGAAACCGGCCAAAAGGTCGAATACATGGTCGGGACGATGATCGAAGTTCCGCGAGCCGCCGTCTGTGCCGATCAGATCGCCACCGGTGCGGAATTCTTCAGCTTCGGGACCAACGACCTGACGCAGACCGCCCTGGGAATCAGCCGCGACGACTACGGCGGATTTATTGGCTACTACCGCGAACACGACATTGTCCCCAACGATCCGTTCCAGACGATCGACTTCGACGGCGTGGGGGGCTTGATGAAAATTGGTGTCGAAGGGGGTCGTAGCTCGCGAAAAGATCTCAAAATCGGGATTTGCGGCGAACATGGCGGCGACCCGGCCAGTGTCAAGTTCTGCCACAGTATCGGGTTGAACTACGTCAGCTGTTCGCCGTTCCGCGTGCCGATTGCCCGTTTGGCAGCGGCCCAAGCAGCAGTTTCACAGGGGTGA
- a CDS encoding response regulator, with translation MDQNTVGRPMEILLVEDSLTFARIAFGALKKGAVQHRLTWVTDGEEAIEFLYQRGKFSRAPRPDLILLDLGLPKKDGREVLTEIKHDEELKQIPVVVMTASTNAIDIQRSEELQVQSYMTKPLNLKKFRKLVKELARYWQEDMILPAEPAVD, from the coding sequence ATGGACCAGAACACGGTCGGCAGGCCCATGGAAATCCTCTTGGTCGAGGACAGCCTCACCTTTGCGCGGATTGCGTTCGGCGCGCTAAAAAAAGGGGCCGTTCAACACCGCCTCACCTGGGTCACTGACGGCGAAGAGGCGATCGAATTCCTCTATCAACGCGGAAAGTTCTCCCGCGCTCCCCGACCCGACTTGATTCTGCTGGATCTCGGTTTGCCCAAGAAGGACGGTCGAGAGGTTCTGACGGAGATCAAACATGACGAGGAATTGAAACAGATCCCCGTCGTAGTCATGACCGCCTCGACCAACGCTATCGACATCCAACGGAGCGAAGAACTGCAAGTCCAAAGCTACATGACCAAACCGCTGAATCTGAAAAAGTTTCGCAAACTGGTCAAGGAACTTGCCCGCTACTGGCAGGAAGACATGATCCTGCCGGCTGAGCCTGCCGTTGACTGA
- a CDS encoding dihydrodipicolinate synthase family protein produces the protein MAIDPAVLRGVHLVPLTAFDKSDHINETLQAQHTRNMYDAGVRLYLPAAGTSEFQSLSLDEVVKLVKITRENSGPDALIFAPVGLQLQHSIEIGRRALEVGATGIMFMPFVHPYLSDEGARDYYLQVIQATQCPTLIYKKAAIPSDALLLELSDNEHVVGIKHATNAMHEFRKVIQADGGRTEWICGSAERFAPYYMLAGSPGFTTGAGNLCPHLSLACHAAFAAQQWDEGMRLQSIIQPIEDFRARSGDSYNVSMLKYAMSLIGPDFGPARAPQRQLTAQDHSEIDALMQPILAAEAEVKSEAQSVGLSR, from the coding sequence ATGGCGATTGACCCGGCTGTCTTGCGCGGCGTGCATTTGGTGCCGCTGACGGCTTTTGATAAATCTGATCACATCAACGAAACTCTGCAAGCGCAACATACCCGTAATATGTACGACGCCGGTGTGCGTCTCTATTTGCCGGCAGCCGGCACCAGTGAATTTCAAAGTCTCTCGTTGGATGAAGTTGTCAAACTGGTGAAAATCACCCGTGAGAATTCCGGGCCTGATGCACTGATTTTTGCGCCGGTGGGATTGCAACTCCAGCACTCCATCGAAATCGGCCGCCGCGCGCTGGAGGTCGGGGCGACGGGGATCATGTTCATGCCCTTCGTGCATCCCTATCTCAGCGACGAGGGTGCCCGTGATTATTATTTGCAGGTGATCCAAGCCACGCAATGCCCGACGTTGATCTACAAAAAAGCAGCCATCCCCAGCGACGCACTGCTGTTGGAGTTATCCGACAACGAACATGTCGTCGGCATTAAGCATGCCACGAATGCGATGCACGAATTCCGTAAAGTGATCCAAGCCGACGGCGGTCGCACGGAGTGGATTTGCGGTTCCGCCGAGCGGTTCGCGCCGTACTACATGTTGGCCGGCTCACCCGGTTTTACCACCGGGGCGGGTAATTTGTGTCCCCATTTGAGCCTGGCCTGTCACGCAGCCTTTGCCGCTCAACAATGGGATGAAGGCATGCGGCTGCAGTCGATCATTCAACCCATCGAGGATTTCCGCGCCCGTAGCGGCGACAGTTACAACGTGAGCATGCTGAAGTACGCCATGAGCCTCATCGGCCCCGACTTCGGCCCCGCCCGCGCGCCGCAACGACAACTCACCGCGCAAGACCACAGCGAAATCGATGCACTGATGCAACCGATTCTCGCCGCCGAAGCGGAAGTCAAAAGCGAAGCACAAAGCGTCGGGCTGTCGCGGTGA
- a CDS encoding CinA family protein, whose product MQSLDEITQDLARTLADRQLRVVFAESCTAGLAAATLASVPGISAYLCGSAVTYRERTKQDWLRVSAEDLARFTAVSEPVVRQMAIGVLENTVEADVSAAITGHLGPDAPAEQDGVVYVAVAQRQQQTVHVTSVQRVVLESSTRGERQREATGVLLNCLNSSIQADFV is encoded by the coding sequence ATGCAATCGCTTGACGAAATCACACAAGACTTGGCCCGCACTTTGGCCGACCGGCAATTGCGGGTGGTCTTTGCTGAGAGTTGTACCGCGGGATTGGCGGCGGCAACGTTGGCATCCGTCCCGGGAATATCGGCGTATTTGTGCGGCTCGGCGGTGACCTATCGCGAACGGACAAAGCAGGACTGGTTGAGAGTATCGGCTGAAGACTTGGCCCGGTTTACGGCGGTCAGCGAACCGGTGGTGCGGCAAATGGCCATCGGCGTGTTGGAAAACACCGTGGAGGCCGATGTTTCGGCCGCCATTACCGGGCACTTGGGGCCCGATGCCCCGGCGGAACAAGATGGTGTGGTCTATGTCGCTGTGGCGCAGCGGCAACAACAGACGGTACACGTCACCAGCGTCCAACGGGTAGTCTTGGAGAGTTCGACGCGCGGCGAGCGACAACGCGAGGCGACAGGGGTGCTGCTAAACTGCCTAAATTCCAGTATCCAAGCGGATTTTGTTTAG